The following proteins are encoded in a genomic region of Desulfovibrio sp. JC010:
- a CDS encoding EFR1 family ferrodoxin (N-terminal region resembles flavodoxins. C-terminal ferrodoxin region binds two 4Fe-4S clusters.) — MKILYFSATGNSLYIAKSIGGELCSIPQMVKEGTYEFSDEKIGIVFPLHAWSVPPYVVEFLKKATFNYDYLFAVVTYGIYSGAVGKHLSDIADEAGFEFSYISRIKMVDNYLPTFDMKKQVAKEPKKLIEKHLETIKSDIAASKKGTLKENCLDKAAMNYMFRRDGKPFNKKRLKVHVVGEGIENYIYVDDSCTHCGVCASVCPVNNIEMDLKNGKIALSDKCFMCFACVHNCPAGAIHIKGEVSSARFRNRHVTLKEIIHSNNQI; from the coding sequence ATGAAAATTTTATATTTTTCAGCAACCGGCAACAGCCTCTATATTGCAAAATCAATTGGTGGAGAATTATGTTCCATTCCCCAGATGGTTAAAGAGGGAACCTATGAATTCAGTGATGAAAAAATCGGCATTGTCTTTCCTCTCCATGCATGGTCTGTCCCTCCATATGTCGTGGAGTTCTTGAAAAAAGCGACATTCAACTATGATTATCTTTTTGCCGTTGTAACCTACGGAATTTATTCCGGTGCAGTGGGCAAGCACTTGTCAGATATCGCTGATGAAGCAGGGTTTGAATTCTCATACATCAGCCGAATCAAAATGGTGGATAATTACCTGCCCACCTTCGATATGAAAAAGCAGGTCGCAAAGGAACCCAAAAAGCTGATTGAGAAACATCTGGAAACTATAAAATCTGATATTGCCGCTTCAAAAAAAGGGACCTTAAAAGAAAACTGCCTAGATAAAGCGGCGATGAATTATATGTTCAGAAGGGATGGAAAACCTTTTAATAAAAAAAGATTAAAAGTCCATGTCGTTGGAGAAGGTATTGAGAATTATATCTATGTGGATGACAGCTGCACCCATTGCGGGGTTTGCGCCAGCGTATGCCCGGTGAACAACATAGAAATGGACCTGAAAAATGGAAAGATAGCTTTAAGCGACAAATGCTTCATGTGTTTTGCCTGTGTCCATAATTGTCCCGCAGGCGCAATTCATATCAAAGGTGAAGTTAGTAGTGCCAGATTCAGGAATCGTCATGTTACGTTAAAAGAAATTATTCACTCCAATAACCAGATATGA